A window from Chitinophaga filiformis encodes these proteins:
- a CDS encoding acyl transferase, giving the protein MSGINTAALFTLQEQDMEAAALELFHYQYRENTLYRAYTDALRRRPSDVRSLDQIPFLPIQFFKTHTVTCGNFTPELIFESSGTTQTINSRHLVKEAALYERSFLAGFERLYGPVSDFVILGLLPSYLERQHSSLVYMVQDMVKRSGHAASGFYLYEHDKLAGRLRELEASGQKTLLIGVTFGLLDFAEHYSLQLKNTVVMETGGMKGRREEWTRQQVHAYLREKLGCEHIHAEYGMTELLSQAYSRGDGLFTTPPWMKVLVRDENDPFQLSAAHASGVINVVDLANVYSCAFIATEDIGRLHEEGRFEVLGRLDNSALRGCSLMVS; this is encoded by the coding sequence TTTACATTGCAGGAGCAGGATATGGAAGCGGCAGCCCTGGAGCTGTTCCATTACCAGTACAGGGAGAATACCCTTTACCGGGCTTATACGGATGCCCTGCGCAGACGGCCGTCGGATGTGCGCTCACTGGACCAGATCCCTTTCCTGCCCATCCAGTTCTTTAAAACGCATACCGTTACCTGTGGCAACTTTACGCCGGAACTGATCTTTGAGAGCAGCGGTACTACCCAGACCATTAACAGCCGCCACCTGGTAAAAGAAGCTGCCCTTTATGAACGCAGTTTCCTGGCCGGCTTTGAGCGCCTGTACGGTCCTGTTTCCGACTTCGTGATATTGGGACTGCTCCCTTCCTACCTGGAACGTCAGCATTCTTCCCTGGTATATATGGTGCAGGATATGGTAAAAAGAAGCGGGCATGCTGCCAGCGGGTTTTACCTGTATGAGCACGATAAATTGGCCGGCCGGCTCCGGGAGCTGGAAGCCAGCGGACAAAAAACGCTGCTGATCGGCGTTACCTTCGGTTTGCTGGATTTTGCGGAGCACTATTCCCTGCAACTGAAAAATACCGTTGTGATGGAAACAGGGGGAATGAAGGGGCGCCGGGAGGAATGGACCCGGCAACAGGTGCATGCCTATCTCAGGGAAAAATTAGGATGTGAACATATCCACGCGGAATACGGCATGACGGAATTATTGTCCCAGGCATATTCCCGGGGAGATGGATTATTTACGACGCCACCATGGATGAAAGTGTTGGTAAGGGATGAAAATGATCCTTTTCAGTTGTCAGCCGCTCATGCTTCGGGTGTGATCAACGTGGTAGATCTCGCCAATGTCTATTCCTGCGCGTTCATTGCAACAGAGGATATCGGGCGCCTGCATGAGGAAGGACGGTTTGAGGTGCTGGGGAGGCTGGATAATTCGGCGCTGAGAGGCTGTAGCCTGATGGTGAGTTAG